One Natrinema marinum genomic window carries:
- a CDS encoding mechanosensitive ion channel family protein, translating to MVDWQTFLNEPAVIAAAVLALGLVVGYLVGRLNEELLAASGVPEAVEGTPFERTAQSIGTSTVEIVARLSSWFIYGIAVLTAIHIAQLLDTDAFWLRVTEFIPQLFIAVLVLILGFIVADKSELIVSEYLRGVKLPEVSVIPKLVKYSVLYVTFIIALGQVGVHVLALLILLTVYAIGVVIVGTVAFKDFLVSSAAGIYLLLNQPYGIGDEIRIGEQTGIVQEVDLFVTKIEDDSEEYIVPNRKVFENGIVRMRD from the coding sequence ATGGTGGACTGGCAGACGTTCCTCAACGAACCGGCCGTCATAGCGGCGGCGGTGCTCGCGCTGGGTCTCGTCGTCGGCTACCTCGTCGGCCGGCTCAACGAGGAACTGCTGGCCGCCTCGGGCGTGCCCGAAGCCGTCGAGGGGACGCCGTTCGAGCGGACCGCCCAGTCGATCGGTACCTCGACGGTCGAGATCGTCGCCCGACTGAGTTCGTGGTTCATCTACGGCATCGCGGTCCTCACGGCGATCCACATCGCCCAGCTGCTCGACACGGACGCCTTCTGGCTGCGCGTCACGGAGTTCATCCCGCAGCTGTTCATCGCCGTCCTCGTGCTCATCCTCGGCTTTATCGTCGCGGACAAATCCGAACTGATCGTCAGCGAGTACCTGCGGGGCGTCAAGCTCCCCGAGGTGTCGGTCATCCCGAAGCTGGTCAAGTACTCCGTTCTCTACGTCACCTTCATCATCGCACTGGGCCAGGTCGGCGTCCACGTCCTCGCGCTCTTGATCCTCCTGACGGTGTACGCCATCGGCGTCGTCATCGTCGGTACCGTCGCGTTCAAGGATTTCCTGGTCTCGAGCGCCGCCGGCATCTACCTGCTGCTCAACCAGCCCTACGGGATCGGCGACGAGATCCGGATCGGCGAGCAGACGGGGATCGTCCAGGAGGTCGATCTCTTCGTCACCAAGATCGAAGACGACTCGGAGGAGTACATCGTCCCCAACCGGAAGGTCTTCGAGAACGGGATCGTCCGGATGCGGGATTGA
- a CDS encoding nucleoside phosphorylase, with amino-acid sequence MTRDSEDPNADVQYHLEIGPDDVADTVLLPGNPERLEKIVAFWDDHEIRGHHREYRTATGTYEETPLSVTSTGIGSPSAAIAVEELARVGVENYIRVGSCGAIQPEMAVGDLVITTGAVRQEGTTDEYVREDYPAAADGEVVSALVAAAERLGYDYHTGVTMSSDSFYAGQGRPGFDGFEAAGADDLVDELKAANVKNIEMEASAVLTLANLYGLRAGAVCTVYANRETGEFRTEGESRAAETATLATHLLAKMDAVKREAGVDRWHAGLSLE; translated from the coding sequence ATGACTCGCGACAGCGAAGACCCCAACGCCGACGTCCAGTACCACCTCGAGATCGGCCCCGACGACGTTGCCGACACCGTGTTGCTGCCGGGAAACCCCGAACGGCTCGAGAAGATCGTCGCGTTCTGGGACGACCACGAGATCCGGGGCCACCATCGGGAGTATCGGACCGCGACGGGTACGTACGAGGAGACGCCGCTCTCGGTCACCTCGACGGGGATCGGCAGTCCCTCCGCCGCGATCGCGGTCGAGGAACTGGCACGGGTGGGGGTCGAGAACTACATCCGGGTGGGGTCCTGCGGGGCGATCCAGCCCGAGATGGCCGTCGGCGACCTGGTGATCACGACCGGGGCGGTCCGCCAGGAGGGAACCACCGACGAGTACGTCCGTGAGGACTATCCGGCCGCGGCGGACGGGGAGGTCGTCTCCGCGCTCGTCGCGGCCGCCGAGCGACTGGGGTACGACTACCACACCGGGGTCACGATGAGTTCGGACTCCTTCTACGCCGGCCAGGGCCGGCCCGGCTTCGACGGCTTCGAGGCGGCCGGGGCGGACGATCTGGTCGACGAGCTCAAAGCGGCGAACGTCAAAAACATCGAGATGGAGGCGAGCGCCGTGTTGACGCTCGCGAACCTCTACGGGCTCCGGGCCGGCGCGGTCTGTACCGTCTACGCCAACCGCGAGACCGGCGAATTCAGAACCGAGGGCGAGTCGCGTGCCGCCGAGACCGCGACGCTTGCGACGCACCTCCTCGCGAAGATGGACGCCGTCAAACGCGAGGCCGGCGTCGACCGCTGGCACGCCGGGCTCTCGCTCGAGTAA
- a CDS encoding DUF488 family protein, with product MERGTLADTYVAAIQHDLADLPANATRVGVVRRPTSWFHAAVDENRPELGPPADLLESMRDAEEDMKMQGLCEEGAHNAAWDRVGFGEAYREHLETDDDARAAIVALEERLASGESLTLICYENTEKKRCHRTILREVLEGDEP from the coding sequence ATGGAACGGGGGACGCTCGCGGACACCTACGTCGCCGCGATCCAGCACGATTTAGCCGACCTGCCGGCGAACGCGACGCGCGTCGGCGTCGTCCGCCGGCCCACGTCGTGGTTCCACGCGGCCGTCGACGAGAACCGGCCGGAACTCGGTCCGCCCGCGGATCTGCTCGAGTCGATGCGCGACGCCGAGGAAGACATGAAGATGCAGGGGCTCTGCGAGGAGGGCGCGCACAACGCCGCGTGGGACCGAGTCGGATTCGGCGAGGCGTACCGTGAACACCTCGAGACGGACGACGACGCGCGGGCGGCCATCGTCGCGCTCGAGGAGCGGCTGGCCTCGGGCGAGTCGCTGACGCTGATCTGCTACGAGAATACGGAGAAAAAGCGGTGTCACCGAACGATTTTGCGCGAGGTTCTCGAGGGGGACGAGCCGTAG